From Papilio machaon chromosome 2, ilPapMach1.1, whole genome shotgun sequence, the proteins below share one genomic window:
- the LOC106718726 gene encoding cartilage-associated protein-like, translating into MWASRVRYAIIFLAFVNIIYCSALKLASIDKTYKKGLDAYAGERWSECIAKFEETLHLYKLHRIILINCRLKCDSKKWKSDIEEIEDVKVYEKFLNTRLCITDCQIKGFEDAHLNNMVSESVINDMNSKKPYEYLHICYFQMNAFPKAASAAFTYLSANPSDEKMKKNLEYYLDQPEVDASEVVDFESEVYKILYRLGIKEYNLKKWAETAANMEETLTDYLSWENMCRAECQHQSELEWSPEYSVTVSNYMMSLVICKQNCQKKLEHLDFYSGNDFLADVLNYLQISYYNLGRIEDAAKAVESYLLLIPNDEDMLSNKIIYSSLMDKNNFSKRSDITYYFKRDKYEKHILDKFYNSEIDNAILSMQE; encoded by the coding sequence ATGTGGGCTTCACGTGTGCGATATGCCATCATTTTTCTTGCATTcgttaacattatttattgtagtGCTTTAAAATTAGCATCAATTgacaaaacatacaaaaaaggCTTAGATGCTTACGCTGGAGAAAGATGGTCTGAATGCATAGCAAAATTTGAGGAAACATTGCACTTGTATAAATTGCATAGgatcatattaataaattgcaGACTCAAGTGTGACTCAAAAAAATGGAAATCAGACATTGAGGAAATTGAAGATGTAAAAGTTTATGAAAAGTTTTTGAATACAAGACTGTGCATTACAGACTGTCAAATCAAAGGATTTGAAGATGCCCACTTAAACAACATGGTATCTGAATCTGTAATAAATGATATGAATTCCAAAAAACCTTATGAGTATCTTCATATATGTTATTTCCAAATGAATGCTTTCCCCAAAGCAGCATCTGCAGCATTTACATATCTGTCTGCCAACCCAAGTGAtgagaaaatgaaaaaaaacctTGAATATTATCTTGATCAACCTGAAGTTGATGCCAGTGAAGTTGTAGATTTTGAGAGtgaagtttataaaatactgtACCGTCTTGGAATCAaggaatacaatttaaaaaaatgggcTGAAACAGCTGCCAATATGGAAGAAACCTTAACTGATTATTTGTCATGGGAGAACATGTGTCGAGCTGAATGTCAACATCAATCAGAATTGGAATGGTCTCCCGAATACTCAGTAACTGTTTCAAATTACATGATGTCCCTTGtcatttgtaaacaaaattgtcaaaaaaaacttgagcatttagatttttattctGGAAATGATTTTCTGGCTGATGTTctgaattatttacaaatttcttattataatttaggaAGGATTGAAGATGCTGCTAAAGCAGTAGaaagttatttgttattgaTACCTAACGATGAAGAcatgttatcaaataaaattatatacagcTCACTGATGGATAAGAACAACTTCAGTAAGAGATCAGACATaacatactattttaaacGTGACAAATATGAAAAGCATATCttagataaattttacaattctgAAATAGATAATGCAATACTTTCCATGCAAGAATAA
- the LOC106718712 gene encoding zinc finger protein 687b-like, producing the protein MAGEYNNKTHIKTLLFTKAIPNYKIPVPLYGHKLYRCTDCEDRYIVESSYHYHINRKSVKITYKCRHCGLIKIFYNRCNLLSHIRSHAFKTTTINIGDLNVEPLLPSSELVPKNIQNQPQKTILRNYICYECKADDTKTGIAYKDRVAHYMHYSNAILYTCPICMFTLPTTCALKAHLRLHLKHPPFFCPECGITLQNKCVEYPYTHDCEGFKMMRATARISCSAKNCHVFHPNEYNEHMTSLHLKKMYKCPACAMCAYNEDEMQQHLKVHNYGLTSVILYECTECNGKLLVDSQVVKHLASHANTFVYPCWCCGKIFKMPSNLISHHMCNHLKEINISHQLQEIYRNTYKSILSIRTPVCNKKKSSINSIVLQEKEDNINLIKCHLCKKMMSQTWENIKTHYKRFHKSYKCVDIKVVLEKLDEDSIKENRKKLESKNEKVIEVNEENNGKVQKHKSAKCSKNNSNYLACKKCGHQSNDKVSLEMHLREHKDPYMAYQCLECGQSFAVKPSFSTHLLLEHDISDVMDYISKKQCYNENALVAKHCRSDDNDETEPLKEHQCKICREQFDNADNLEKHFRVHGMAFLMKNTNKNHT; encoded by the exons ATGGCAGGTGAATACAACAATAAGAcacatattaaaacattattgtttacAAAAGCCATACCAAACTACAAAATTCCCGTACCACTTTATGGGCACAAATTGTACCGTTGCACTGATTGTGAAGACag gTACATTGTGGAATCTAGCTACCATTACCATATTAATAGGAAGtctgtaaaaattacttataaatgtaGACATTGTGgtctcataaaaatattttataatcgcTGTAACTTGTTAAGCCATATTAGATCCCATGcttttaaaacaacaacaattaATATAGGTGATTTGAATGTAGAACCTTTACTTCCTTCATCTGAACTTGttccaaaaaatattcaaaatcaaccacaaaaaacaatattaagaaattatatatgttatgAATGTAAAGCTGATGATACAAAGACTGGAATCGCATACAAAGATAGAGTGGCACATTATATGCATTATTCAAAtgctatattatatacatgtCCCATATGTATGTTTACTTTACCAACAACTTGTGCATTAAAAGCTCACTTACgtctccatttaaaacatccGCCATTCTTCTGTCCTGAATGTGGCATTACACTACAAAACAAATGTGTAGAATATCCATATACACATGATTGTGAAGGTTTTAAAATGATGAGAGCAACTGCCCGAATAAGTTGTTCAGCAAAGAACTGCCATGTTTTTCATCCAAATGAATATAATGAGCATATGACATCCCTTCATTTGAAGAAAATGTACAAGTGTCCAGCATGTGCTATGTGTGCTTACAATGAAGACGAGATGCAGCAACATTTGAAGGTTCACAATTACGGACTCACAtctgttattttgtatgaatgcACAGAATGTAATGGCAAATTGCTGGTTGATAGCCAAGTTGTGAAACATTTAGCTTCTCATGCTAACACTTTTGTGTATCCATGTTGGTGTTGTGGTAAAATTTTCAAGATGCCTTCTAATTTGATAAGTCATCATATGTGCAACcacttaaaagaaataaatatatcccATCAgttacaagaaatatatagAAACACATACAAGAGTATATTGTCTATTAGGACTCCTGTTTGTAATAAGAAGAAAAGTTCTATCAATTCGATAGTTTTACAAGAAAAGGAGgataatataaatcttatcaAATGCCATTTATGCAAAAAAATGATGTCCCAAACATGGGAAAACATAAAGACCCATTACAAAAGATTTCATAAAAGTTACAAATGTGTTGATATCAAAGTTGTTCTTGAAAAACTTGATGAAGATTCTATAaaggaaaatagaaaaaaattggaaaGCAAAAATGAAAAGGTAATTGAAGTTAatgaagaaaataatggtAAGGTTCAAAAACACAAATCTGCtaaatgttcgaaaaataatagtaattatttagCTTGCAAAAAATGTGGTCACCAAAGTAATGATAAGGTATCATTAGAAATGCATTTGAGAGAGCACAAAGATCCATACATGGCATATCAGTGTTTGGAGTGTGGACAAAGTTTTGCAGTAAAACCATCATTTTCAACTCATCTTTTACTGGAACATGATATATCAGATGTTATGGATTACATTAGTAAAAAACAATGCTACAATGAAAATGCACTTGTTGCAAAACATTGTAGATCCGATGATAATGATGAGACTGAGCCATTGAAAGAGCATCAatgtaaaatttgtagagaacAGTTTGATAATGCagataatttagaaaaacattttagagtTCATGGAATGGCTTTTCTAATgaagaatacaaataaaaatcatacttAA
- the LOC106718744 gene encoding uncharacterized RING finger protein C548.05c gives KVYKADQKNNMTDHDEDVVDLTISFTLADHCNLANEVIVIDTDDSFEASNVRAKKSNKPKKSLRARKSSANTTTSPNEKCVANMKRKSNQIGSCPICWEELGKNPLVSTKCGHVFCLKCLERSLKVEKRCPNCRIVLKGASAYHRLYLSV, from the exons aaagtatataaagcTGACCAGAAAAACAACATGACTGACCACGACGAAGATGTCGTAGATTTGACGATATCGTTTACATTAGCAGATCATTGCAACTTAGCTAATGAAGTGATAGTAATAGATACAGATGACTCTTTTGAAGCCAGCAATGTACGTGcaaaaaaatctaacaaaCCTAAAAAATCGCTTAGAGCCCGTAAATCTTCAGCTAATACTACG aCGTCGCCCAATGAAAAGTGTGTTGCAAAcatgaaaagaaaatcaaatcaaattgGTAGTTGTCCTATTTGTTGGGAAGAACTGGGAAAAAACCCACTGGTTTCAACAAAATGTGGGCATGTTTTTTGTCTTAAATGTCTTGAAAGGTctttaaaagttgaaaaaagGTGTCCGAACTGCAGGATTGTACTGAAAGGAGCCTCTGCATACCATCGCCTATATTTAAGTGtatga